In the genome of Vicia villosa cultivar HV-30 ecotype Madison, WI linkage group LG7, Vvil1.0, whole genome shotgun sequence, one region contains:
- the LOC131619278 gene encoding uncharacterized protein LOC131619278 translates to MEMIFQAIQCTEEEKVISTAQKMKGPAVRWWNTESTYFTNRGIPKDWQHFKTAFLEKYYPNSVRALKEREFQSFKQGNMSVSEYAEKFEDMAAYFGQAAYAPDELWKIDQFLMGLNADIVHSVSQREFTTYAECLRQCYVAENTLKRLQEEKEQNRPVRRDHGRSGQHLKPRTSPAVKKQKHDGNLTQPPWCGKCNKKHHGNCRPDFGNCYKCHQPGHYARDCTAPNVLEKAKGRVYTLDARKAQGNTNFVAGTCYVNDQSLFVLVDCGATHSFISYPCVRRLGFKTSLLPNPMIISSATDDVVEAREICRECSITFNGRRFLIDLICLPLKKIDVVLGMDWLSANSVYIGCKEKTIFILAVETTSTDAIEHLLEGTINMVNYLFTQEKSFLFVLTLDSKDKESVLEILVVCEFSDVFPGDVTSLPPKREVEFSIDLVPGTAPVSIAPYRMSPAELRELKNDILIYSRTIEEHMEHLRIMLSVLREKQLFAKFSKCEFWMSEVKFLGHVISGGSVAVDPSKVEAVINRERPKNAIEVRSFLGLAGYYRRFIMGFSKLALPLTRLTRKEVSFKWNSECEKSFQKLKEKLTTALVLVIPDPNRSYEVFCDASKKGLGGVLMQDG, encoded by the exons ATGGAGATGATATTTCAGGCTATCCAGTGTACTGAAGAAGAAAAGGTAATCTCTACGGCTCAAAAGATGAAAGGACCGGCAGTTAGATGGTGGAATACGGAATCTACGTATTTCACTAACCGAGGGATTCCAAAGGATTGGCAACATTTCAAGACAGCTTTCTTGGAGAAGTACTACCCCAACAGTGTGCGTGCTTTGAAAGAGCGTGAGTTTCAGTCCTTCAAACAAGGCAACATGTCGGTATCTgaatatgctgagaagtttgaggaCATGGCTGCCTATTTCGGACAAGCAGCTTATGCACCAGATGAGTTGTGGAAGATTGATCAGTTCCTCATGGGGCTGAATGCCGATATTGTACACAGTGTGTCTCAAAGGGAGTTTACCACTTATGCTGAATGTCTGAGACAATGCTATGTTGCTGAGAACACATTGAAGAGGCTCCAAGAGGAAAAAGAGCAGAACAGGCCGGTTCGTAGGGATCATGGAAGGTCGGGACAGCATTTGAAACCCCGTACTTCTCCAGCGGTGAAGAAACAAAAACATGATGGTAACTTAACTCAACCTCCTTGGTGTGGCAAGTGCAACAAGAAGCATCATGGGAATTGTAGGCCGGATTTTGGAAATTGTTACAAGTGCCATCAACCAGGGCATTATGCGAGGGATTGTACTGCCCCAAATGTTCTTGAGAAGGCTAAAGGTCGTGTTTACACCTTGGACGCTAGGAAGGCCCAAGGAAACACTAATTTTGTTGCTGGTACGTGTTATGTTAATGATCAGTCCTTGTTTGTGctagttgattgtggagcaacacattcttttatttcttatccTTGTGTGCGGAGGCTTGGTTTTAAGACGAGTCTTCTTCCTAATCCTATGATTATCTCGTCGGCTACGGACGATGTAGTGGAAGCTCGGGAAATTTGTAGGGAGTGTTCTATTACCTTCAATGGTCGTAGATTCCTGATTGACCTTATTTGTCTACCGCTTAAGAAGATCGATGTAGTGCTGGGAATGGACTGGTTGTCAGCTAACTCGGTGTACATCGGTTGTAAAGAGAAGACTATCTTCATCCTTGCTGTGGAGACTACATCAACCGATGCCATTGAACATCTCCTTGAAGGTACGATTAACATGGTCAACTACCTTTTTACTCAAGAGAAGTCTTTCCTTTTTGTTCTTACGTTGGACTCCAAGGACAAGGAGAGTGTATTGGAGATTCTGGTTGTGTGTGAATTTTCCGATGTATTTCCTGGGGATGTTACTTCTCTTCCGCCGAAAAGGGAAGTtgaattctctattgatcttgttccGGGTACCGCTCCAGTTTCGATTGCCCCTTATCGAATGTCTCCTGCAGAGCTAAGGGAgttgaaaa atgacatcttgatctaCTCTCGGACTATTGAAGAGCACATGGAGCATTTGAGGATTATGTTGTCGGTTCTTAGAGAAAAGCAGTTGTTTGCGAAGTTTAGTAAGTGTGAGTTCTGGATGTCCGAAGTTAAGTTTCTTGGACATGTCATATCTGGCGGCAGCGTAGCTGTAGACCCTTCAAAGGTAGAAGCAGTGATAAATCGGGAACGACCTAAGAATGCAATTGAAGTTCGTAGTTTCCTAGGCTTGGCAGGTTACTATCGAAGGTTCATTATGGGCTTTTCCAAATTGGCATTACCTTTGACCAGACTTACAAGGAAGGAAGTTTCATTCAAATGGAATTCAGAATGTGAGAAGAGTTTTCAGAAGCTCAAGGAGAAACTGACTACTGCTCTAGTGTTGGTGATCCCAGATCCAAACCGATCTTATGAAGTtttttgtgatgcttctaagaaaggtttaggtGGAGTGTTGATGCAAGATGGGTAG